The following are encoded in a window of Paraburkholderia hospita genomic DNA:
- a CDS encoding MFS transporter — MQRHTIKGLRWWIIGLIMLGTVFNYLARSSLSVAAPTLTEKLHMTTQQYSYVVAAFQGAYTVMQPVAGYILDFVGLKIGFAIFAIAWAASNMLHGLATGWTSLAFFRGLLGMSEAAIFPAGMKTISQWFPAKERSIATGWLNTGTSIGAMLAPPLVVYCILTFNWQMAFVVTGGSAFIWVALWLVFFRKPEDHPNLSTDERQYILSGQERPTQDATMRPSWRHVLSTRRFWGIAIPRFLAEPAWQTFNFWIPLYLFTVRHMNLKEIALFGWMPFLAADLGCLVGGYLAPFFIRRFNASLITSRKLVIICGAVLMVGPACIGLAASPYVAIALFCMGAFAHQAISGALFTLASDVFGQHEVGTATGLSGMFGWLGGMIFSLIVGALAATLGYNPLFVCLMLFDIIGATVAWKLITHGESSAHVGVPAELAEQPTSGR, encoded by the coding sequence GTGCAACGCCATACGATCAAAGGTTTACGCTGGTGGATCATCGGGCTCATCATGCTCGGGACCGTCTTCAACTATCTCGCGCGCAGCTCGCTGTCCGTCGCCGCCCCGACGCTCACCGAAAAGCTGCACATGACGACGCAGCAATACTCGTATGTCGTCGCGGCGTTCCAGGGCGCGTACACGGTGATGCAGCCCGTTGCGGGTTATATCCTCGACTTCGTCGGTCTCAAGATCGGCTTTGCGATTTTCGCGATCGCCTGGGCCGCGTCGAACATGCTGCACGGTCTTGCCACCGGCTGGACGTCGCTGGCGTTCTTCCGCGGCCTGCTCGGCATGAGCGAAGCGGCCATTTTTCCGGCGGGCATGAAGACGATCAGCCAATGGTTCCCGGCGAAAGAACGTTCGATCGCGACAGGCTGGCTCAACACGGGCACGTCGATCGGTGCGATGCTCGCACCGCCTCTCGTCGTGTACTGCATCCTCACGTTCAACTGGCAAATGGCCTTTGTGGTCACGGGCGGCTCGGCGTTTATCTGGGTGGCGCTGTGGCTCGTGTTCTTCCGCAAGCCCGAAGATCATCCGAATCTCTCGACGGACGAGCGTCAATACATTCTGTCTGGCCAGGAGCGGCCCACGCAGGACGCGACGATGCGTCCGTCGTGGCGTCACGTGCTGTCGACGCGCCGCTTCTGGGGTATCGCGATTCCGCGTTTTCTCGCCGAACCGGCATGGCAAACCTTCAACTTCTGGATTCCGCTCTACCTGTTCACCGTGCGTCACATGAACCTGAAGGAGATCGCGCTGTTCGGCTGGATGCCGTTCCTCGCCGCGGACCTCGGGTGCCTGGTCGGCGGCTACCTCGCGCCGTTCTTCATTCGCCGCTTCAACGCGTCGCTGATCACGTCGCGCAAGCTGGTCATCATCTGCGGCGCGGTGCTGATGGTCGGCCCTGCGTGCATCGGCCTCGCGGCCAGCCCGTATGTCGCGATCGCGCTGTTCTGCATGGGCGCCTTCGCTCACCAGGCGATTTCCGGCGCGCTGTTCACGCTCGCGTCCGACGTGTTCGGCCAGCACGAAGTCGGCACCGCGACGGGCCTCTCCGGCATGTTCGGCTGGCTGGGCGGGATGATCTTCTCGTTGATCGTCGGCGCGTTGGCGGCTACTCTCGGCTATAACCCGCTGTTCGTCTGTCTGATGCTGTTCGACATCATCGGCGCGACGGTCGCGTGGAAGCTGATCACCCACGGCGAGTCGTCCGCGCATGTCGGCGTGCCCGCGGAACTGGCGGAGCAGCCGACATCGGGCCGCTGA
- the hyi gene encoding hydroxypyruvate isomerase, translating into MTKLCANLTMLFTEHDFPERFAAASKAGFKGVEYLFPYAYEKDQLAALLHQHGLEQVLHNLPAGDWASGERGIACLPERVGEFQEGVGTAIDYARALGCKQLNVLAGIAPAGVDQDMIRETFVGNLRFAAAKLKQAGIRLLVEPINTFDIPGFYMNRTQQALDLIDEAGGDNIYLQYDIYHMQRMEGEVAATIQKHLPRIAHIQLADNPGRHEPGTGEINYPFLFSHLDTIGYDGWVGCEYKPATTTAAGLGWTAAYL; encoded by the coding sequence ATGACAAAACTCTGCGCCAATCTGACGATGCTCTTCACCGAGCATGATTTCCCGGAGCGTTTTGCCGCTGCGTCGAAGGCCGGTTTTAAGGGCGTCGAGTATCTGTTCCCGTACGCTTACGAAAAGGACCAACTCGCTGCGCTGCTTCACCAGCACGGCCTCGAACAGGTGCTGCATAACCTGCCGGCGGGCGACTGGGCTAGCGGCGAGCGCGGCATCGCGTGTCTGCCGGAGCGCGTCGGTGAGTTTCAGGAAGGCGTCGGCACCGCGATCGACTACGCGCGCGCCCTGGGTTGCAAGCAGCTGAACGTGCTGGCGGGCATCGCGCCAGCGGGCGTCGATCAGGACATGATTCGCGAGACATTCGTCGGCAACCTGCGCTTCGCCGCGGCAAAGTTGAAACAGGCGGGCATCCGCCTGCTGGTCGAGCCGATCAATACGTTCGATATCCCAGGTTTCTACATGAACCGCACGCAACAGGCACTCGATCTGATCGACGAGGCTGGCGGCGACAACATCTATTTGCAGTACGACATCTATCACATGCAGCGGATGGAAGGCGAAGTCGCCGCGACCATCCAGAAGCATCTGCCGCGTATCGCGCATATCCAGCTCGCGGATAACCCCGGCCGCCACGAACCCGGTACGGGCGAGATCAACTACCCGTTCCTGTTCAGCCATCTCGACACGATCGGCTATGACGGCTGGGTCGGTTGCGAGTACAAGCCCGCCACGACCACGGCAGCGGGCCTCGGCTGGACGGCTGCCTACCTCTGA
- a CDS encoding glycoside hydrolase family 28 protein, with protein sequence MTTHNRSSRANRAGSSTSWAGQDGPQSPQRRTFIAFAGAAAGATLLGALPGCGGNQSNSAAPTANSDPIWGSNGAAEQIIASLQKVSQSMFPSVDFVVTSYGAQPCGVIAATNPYAASTSSPTSPGADQTHAPGSFDSRPAFLAAIAACSAAGGGRVVVPSGTWYCAGPIVLQSNVNFHLGANCTIYFSPNPADYANDGPVDCASNGKLYYSRWQANDCLNFGAPVYARNQTNIAITGEGATSVLNGQAMTPFTGSGSTSTCWWTWKGTKNAYGCTGPTTPSQAYANPSNVDLKTVAPGISDALYALLTSTATPWQQDQNYLPALSEAGVLVEKRIFGLGHYLRPCMVEFLGCTNVLMENYRTNNTPFWQHHPTDCANVVIRGVTVDSIGPNNDGFDPDACNNVLCDGVTFNTGDDCIAIKSGKALDTTYGPAQNHVIQNCTMNSGHGGITLGSEMGGGVQNIYARNLQMLNQNWQTNPLNIAIRIKTNMNRGGYVKNFYVDNVTLPNGVNLTGGGYGSALLAGSPINATVPLGVETASAANPSAAQGGLITFDCDYQPANDAVRTRPALVQNVNISNVTASNVTVNGVTASCFQAIVAQGPVAFDYNGPAPTPAIPPISGVTITNCNLGTPVCNGTASSTTPGPIYAYNVNAISLSNVTIGGTVYNTSVVDSR encoded by the coding sequence GTGACGACGCACAACAGAAGCAGTCGCGCGAACAGGGCAGGCTCGAGCACATCCTGGGCGGGTCAAGACGGTCCGCAATCGCCGCAACGGCGCACTTTCATCGCATTCGCGGGGGCGGCAGCGGGCGCGACGCTGCTCGGCGCGCTGCCCGGTTGCGGCGGCAATCAGTCGAATTCAGCAGCGCCAACGGCAAACAGCGACCCGATCTGGGGCAGCAATGGCGCTGCCGAGCAGATCATCGCGTCGCTGCAGAAGGTCTCGCAGTCGATGTTTCCGTCCGTCGATTTCGTCGTCACCAGTTATGGCGCGCAGCCTTGTGGCGTGATTGCCGCGACTAATCCGTATGCCGCTTCGACGTCGTCGCCCACGAGTCCTGGCGCCGACCAGACCCACGCGCCCGGATCGTTCGATTCGCGTCCCGCGTTCCTTGCCGCCATCGCTGCATGCAGCGCGGCAGGCGGTGGGCGTGTCGTGGTGCCGTCAGGCACGTGGTATTGCGCGGGACCGATCGTGTTGCAGAGCAATGTGAACTTCCATCTGGGCGCGAACTGCACGATCTATTTCAGCCCGAATCCTGCCGACTACGCGAACGACGGTCCCGTCGACTGCGCATCGAACGGCAAGCTCTATTACAGCCGCTGGCAGGCAAACGATTGCCTGAACTTCGGCGCGCCCGTCTATGCCCGCAACCAGACCAATATCGCGATCACGGGCGAGGGCGCGACCTCCGTGCTCAACGGCCAGGCAATGACGCCGTTCACGGGCAGCGGCAGCACGAGCACTTGCTGGTGGACCTGGAAGGGCACGAAGAACGCCTATGGCTGCACCGGCCCGACGACGCCTTCGCAGGCCTACGCGAACCCGAGCAACGTCGATCTGAAAACGGTCGCGCCCGGCATATCGGATGCGCTCTATGCGCTATTGACCAGCACCGCGACACCCTGGCAGCAGGACCAGAACTATCTGCCGGCGCTATCGGAAGCGGGCGTGCTCGTCGAGAAACGGATTTTTGGCCTCGGGCATTATCTGCGGCCGTGCATGGTCGAGTTCCTCGGCTGCACGAACGTGCTGATGGAGAACTACCGCACGAACAACACGCCGTTCTGGCAGCACCATCCGACTGACTGTGCAAACGTCGTGATACGCGGCGTGACGGTGGACAGCATCGGCCCGAACAACGACGGCTTCGATCCCGACGCCTGCAACAACGTGCTGTGCGACGGCGTCACGTTCAACACGGGCGACGACTGCATCGCGATCAAGTCCGGCAAGGCGCTCGACACCACATACGGCCCCGCGCAGAACCACGTGATCCAGAACTGCACGATGAACAGCGGCCACGGCGGCATCACGCTGGGCAGCGAAATGGGCGGCGGTGTGCAGAACATCTATGCGCGCAACCTGCAGATGCTCAACCAGAACTGGCAGACCAATCCGCTGAACATCGCGATCCGCATCAAGACGAACATGAATCGCGGTGGCTATGTGAAGAACTTCTACGTCGATAACGTCACGTTGCCTAACGGCGTCAATCTCACGGGCGGCGGCTATGGCAGCGCGTTGCTGGCGGGCAGCCCGATCAATGCGACGGTGCCACTTGGCGTGGAGACGGCGTCTGCCGCCAACCCTTCGGCGGCGCAGGGCGGGCTGATCACATTCGATTGCGACTATCAGCCCGCCAACGACGCCGTGCGCACACGCCCCGCGCTCGTGCAGAACGTGAACATCTCCAACGTGACGGCGAGCAACGTAACGGTAAACGGCGTAACGGCCTCGTGCTTCCAGGCGATCGTCGCGCAGGGCCCCGTCGCGTTCGACTACAACGGTCCCGCGCCGACGCCCGCGATTCCACCCATCTCGGGCGTCACGATCACAAACTGCAATCTCGGCACGCCTGTATGCAATGGCACGGCAAGCTCGACCACGCCGGGGCCGATCTACGCGTACAACGTGAACGCGATTTCGCTGTCCAATGTGACGATCGGCGGGACGGTCTACAACACCTCGGTCGTGGACTCGCGATGA
- a CDS encoding DUF4410 domain-containing protein produces MFAALNSVRGKTLRSASAALAFSALLLSGCAAASVTNTAQYSTLTQPNPQNVYVYTFASNPESVKLDNSGLIHKLSASFSGSSQTSQSSQTQEATAASDTLTDEVVAKLQSMGMHAIRTDAPPPADQNVLIVEGAVGSIDAGNHRRRTLIGLGAGKSEVTAHVQVLYKPAGGMPQLVQTFDADANSGHMPGVAETAGVGAVAGHVATSAAVGGALHVGSEHKNDTVTSDAKKLADSVAKQVAQIGVAQGWMSGDLVK; encoded by the coding sequence ATGTTTGCAGCTCTCAACTCCGTTCGTGGCAAGACCCTTCGCAGCGCTTCCGCTGCACTCGCATTCAGCGCGCTGCTGCTGAGCGGCTGCGCCGCAGCCAGCGTCACGAACACCGCCCAATATTCGACGCTCACGCAACCGAACCCGCAGAACGTCTATGTCTACACGTTCGCGAGCAACCCGGAATCCGTGAAGCTCGACAACAGCGGCCTCATTCACAAACTGAGCGCAAGCTTCTCCGGTTCGTCGCAAACGTCGCAATCGTCGCAGACGCAGGAAGCAACCGCCGCCAGCGACACACTGACGGATGAAGTCGTCGCGAAACTCCAGTCGATGGGCATGCACGCGATCCGCACCGACGCACCGCCGCCCGCTGACCAGAACGTGCTGATCGTCGAAGGCGCGGTCGGCTCGATCGATGCGGGCAACCATCGCCGCCGCACGCTGATCGGCCTCGGCGCCGGCAAGAGCGAAGTGACAGCGCACGTGCAGGTGCTGTACAAGCCGGCAGGCGGCATGCCGCAACTGGTGCAGACGTTCGACGCCGACGCGAACAGCGGCCATATGCCGGGTGTCGCGGAAACGGCGGGCGTCGGCGCAGTGGCGGGACATGTCGCGACATCGGCGGCGGTTGGCGGCGCGCTGCATGTCGGCTCGGAGCACAAGAACGATACCGTCACGAGCGACGCGAAGAAACTGGCCGACTCGGTGGCGAAGCAGGTTGCGCAGATCGGCGTCGCGCAAGGATGGATGTCGGGCGACCTGGTGAAATAA
- a CDS encoding 1-aminocyclopropane-1-carboxylate deaminase, which translates to MNLQRFPRYPLTFGPTPIQPLARLSDHLGGKVQLYAKREDCNSGLAFGGNKTRKLEYLIPEALAQGCDTLVSIGGIQSNQTRQVAAVAAHLGMKCVLVQENWVNYSDAVYDRVGNIQMSRIMGADVRLVPDGFDIGFRKSWEDALDSVRAAGGKPYAIPAGCSDHPLGGLGFVGFAEEVRQQEEELGFKFDYIVVCSVTGSTQAGMVVGFAADGRADRVIGIDASAKPEQTREQITRIAKRTAELVNLGRDITAQDVVLDTRYGGPEYGLPNEGTLEAIRLCARLEGVMTDPVYEGKSMHGMIDKVRRGEFPEGSKVVYAHLGGVPALNAYSFLFREG; encoded by the coding sequence ATGAACCTGCAACGTTTCCCCCGCTACCCCCTCACCTTCGGGCCGACGCCGATCCAGCCGCTTGCGCGCCTTTCCGATCATCTCGGCGGCAAGGTCCAGCTATACGCGAAGCGCGAGGACTGCAATAGCGGGCTCGCGTTCGGCGGCAACAAGACGCGCAAGCTCGAATACCTGATTCCCGAGGCGCTCGCGCAGGGCTGCGATACGCTCGTGTCGATCGGCGGCATCCAGTCGAACCAGACGCGCCAGGTGGCCGCCGTCGCTGCGCATCTGGGCATGAAGTGCGTGCTCGTGCAGGAGAACTGGGTGAACTATTCCGACGCCGTGTACGACCGCGTCGGCAATATCCAGATGTCGCGCATCATGGGCGCGGACGTGCGGCTGGTGCCCGACGGCTTCGACATCGGCTTTCGCAAGAGCTGGGAAGACGCGCTCGACAGCGTGCGCGCGGCAGGCGGCAAGCCGTATGCGATTCCCGCCGGCTGCTCGGACCATCCGCTCGGCGGACTGGGCTTTGTCGGCTTCGCGGAGGAAGTGCGGCAGCAGGAAGAGGAACTGGGCTTCAAGTTCGACTACATCGTCGTGTGCTCGGTGACGGGCAGCACGCAGGCTGGGATGGTGGTCGGCTTCGCGGCGGACGGGCGCGCGGACCGCGTGATCGGCATCGACGCTTCGGCGAAACCGGAACAGACGCGCGAGCAGATCACACGCATCGCGAAGCGCACGGCCGAACTGGTCAATCTGGGCCGCGACATCACCGCGCAGGACGTCGTGCTCGACACGCGTTACGGCGGCCCAGAATACGGCTTGCCGAACGAAGGCACGCTCGAAGCGATCCGCCTGTGCGCGCGGCTCGAAGGTGTGATGACCGATCCCGTCTACGAAGGCAAGTCGATGCACGGGATGATCGACAAGGTGCGGCGCGGCGAATTTCCGGAAGGCTCGAAGGTGGTGTATGCGCATCTGGGCGGCGTGCCCGCGCTGAACGCCTATAGCTTCCTGTTCCGCGAAGGCTGA
- a CDS encoding Lrp/AsnC family transcriptional regulator encodes MCATKLRNQSAEEATPLSQLDRIDRAILKQLQQDASISNVALAAKVKLSAPACLRRVERLKEMGLIRATVALLDPKALGAGMLVVIGVVLDRSTPETFAAFEKAAQKVSGCMECHVVTGEFDYFMLVRTRDSESFNRLHAEQLLYLPGVRQIRSFMVLKEILSTTKFPF; translated from the coding sequence ATGTGCGCAACAAAATTACGCAACCAATCTGCCGAAGAAGCCACGCCGCTGTCGCAACTCGACCGCATCGATCGCGCGATCCTCAAGCAGCTCCAGCAAGACGCGTCGATCTCGAACGTCGCGCTGGCGGCGAAGGTGAAGCTGAGCGCGCCCGCGTGCCTGCGGCGCGTCGAGCGGCTCAAGGAAATGGGACTGATCCGGGCGACGGTCGCGCTGCTCGATCCGAAAGCGCTCGGCGCGGGGATGCTGGTGGTGATCGGCGTCGTGCTCGACCGCTCGACGCCCGAAACCTTCGCCGCGTTCGAAAAGGCCGCGCAAAAGGTGTCGGGCTGCATGGAGTGCCATGTCGTGACGGGGGAGTTCGATTACTTCATGCTCGTGCGCACGCGCGACAGCGAGAGCTTCAACCGGCTGCACGCGGAGCAATTGCTATACCTGCCGGGCGTGCGGCAGATCCGCAGCTTCATGGTGCTCAAGGAAATCCTGTCGACGACGAAGTTTCCGTTCTGA
- a CDS encoding hybrid sensor histidine kinase/response regulator, translating into MSDDDKDIGSAAGDDAKPPEPHADESAAASGTTARAANFSSEWLRLWAESTTDYSIFALAPNGIIISWNRGGETIQGYQPDEILGQHVRVMYTDEDQRAGLPELGLQRAREDGRYEMEGWRLRKDGSLFWANVIITALYAPDGDLLGYGRVVRDISDKKNATDAALESDRSFRLLVQGVNDYAIFMLSPEGCVTNWNPGARRIKGYTDEQIIGSHFSCFYTPEDAAAGVPQRGLQTAEREGRWEAEGWRVRRDGSRFWAHVVIDAIRDENGVLIGFAKITRDITERRQAAELLDQTRNALFQSQKMEALGKMTGGVAHDFNNVLQVLRGNLELLGARHDDAWSRARVGRAIEAVERGSKLASQLLAFGRRQALQPVTSHLGDVLHGMEDLLRRALGERVQVRVHESRASGELWNVLVDTHQLENVVLNLAINSRDAMPEGGMLTFGLSNAVLYAQAAVAAQVEPGEYEKMTVTDTGAGMSAEVVERAFDPFFTTKPEGEGTGLGLSMAYGFVLQSGGHIELASTPGVGTTVTIYLPRSTDALIERPVAQAKPESEEALRGGETVLVVEDDRRVQLTVVDMLSQLGYGVLTANDATEALTVLRSGAKVELLFSDVVMPGPLLSPEMARQAQLMRPSLKVLFTSGHTRDTMGLDAQLRRGADLLQKPYSRLQLARKIRDVFDGTARTTHDAAQHDTPRKLHILVVEDDRDARDALCELLGLLGHTWDAVANAEEALKRLQLHPFDVLLTDLTLPGMSGLDLARAAVAMHAAQHVVFSSGHGAPLHDESLPFTWTALRKPYSFDQLKAVLDAQH; encoded by the coding sequence ATGAGCGACGACGACAAGGACATCGGCAGCGCGGCGGGCGACGACGCGAAGCCGCCTGAACCGCACGCGGACGAAAGCGCCGCGGCGAGCGGGACGACCGCGCGCGCCGCCAACTTCAGCAGCGAATGGCTCCGCCTGTGGGCCGAATCCACCACCGACTACTCGATCTTCGCGCTCGCGCCGAACGGCATAATCATCAGCTGGAATCGCGGCGGCGAGACGATCCAGGGCTACCAGCCCGACGAGATTCTCGGCCAGCACGTGCGCGTTATGTACACCGACGAAGACCAGCGCGCAGGCTTGCCGGAACTCGGCCTTCAGCGTGCCCGTGAAGACGGCCGCTACGAAATGGAAGGCTGGCGCTTGCGCAAGGACGGCAGCCTGTTCTGGGCGAACGTCATCATCACGGCGCTCTACGCACCCGACGGGGACCTGCTCGGCTATGGGCGCGTCGTGCGCGACATCAGCGACAAGAAGAACGCCACCGACGCCGCCCTCGAAAGCGACCGGAGCTTCCGGCTGCTGGTGCAGGGCGTGAACGACTACGCGATCTTCATGCTGTCTCCGGAAGGCTGCGTCACCAACTGGAATCCGGGCGCGCGGCGCATCAAGGGCTACACCGACGAGCAGATCATCGGCTCGCATTTCTCGTGCTTCTACACGCCGGAAGACGCCGCAGCGGGCGTGCCGCAGCGCGGCCTGCAAACGGCCGAGCGCGAAGGCCGCTGGGAAGCCGAAGGCTGGCGCGTGCGGCGCGACGGCAGCCGGTTCTGGGCGCATGTCGTGATCGACGCGATCCGCGACGAGAACGGCGTGCTGATCGGCTTCGCGAAGATCACACGCGACATCACCGAGCGCCGCCAGGCGGCCGAACTGCTCGACCAGACCCGTAACGCGCTGTTTCAGTCGCAGAAGATGGAAGCGCTCGGCAAGATGACGGGCGGCGTCGCGCATGACTTCAACAATGTGCTGCAGGTGCTGCGCGGCAATCTGGAACTGCTCGGCGCGCGCCACGACGATGCGTGGAGCCGGGCGCGCGTCGGCCGCGCGATCGAGGCCGTCGAGCGCGGCTCGAAGCTCGCGTCGCAACTGCTCGCGTTCGGCCGCCGCCAGGCGCTGCAACCCGTCACGAGCCATCTCGGCGACGTGCTGCACGGCATGGAAGACCTGCTGCGCCGCGCGCTCGGCGAGCGTGTGCAGGTGCGGGTTCATGAATCGCGTGCGAGCGGCGAGCTATGGAACGTGCTCGTCGATACGCATCAACTGGAAAACGTCGTGCTCAACCTGGCCATCAATTCGCGCGATGCCATGCCCGAGGGCGGCATGCTGACCTTCGGGCTGTCGAACGCGGTGCTGTACGCGCAAGCCGCCGTGGCCGCGCAGGTCGAGCCGGGCGAGTACGAGAAGATGACCGTCACCGATACAGGCGCGGGCATGAGCGCGGAAGTCGTCGAGCGCGCGTTCGATCCGTTCTTCACGACGAAGCCCGAAGGCGAAGGCACAGGGCTGGGCCTGAGCATGGCCTATGGCTTCGTGCTGCAAAGCGGCGGGCACATCGAACTGGCGAGCACGCCGGGCGTTGGCACGACGGTGACGATCTATCTGCCGCGCTCGACGGACGCGCTTATCGAGCGGCCTGTCGCTCAAGCCAAGCCCGAGTCCGAGGAAGCGCTGCGCGGAGGCGAAACCGTGCTCGTCGTCGAAGACGACCGGCGCGTGCAGCTGACCGTTGTCGACATGCTGTCGCAACTCGGCTACGGCGTGCTGACGGCGAACGACGCGACGGAGGCGCTGACCGTTTTGCGCAGCGGCGCGAAGGTCGAGCTGCTGTTCAGCGATGTCGTGATGCCGGGCCCGCTGCTGAGTCCCGAGATGGCGCGTCAGGCGCAATTGATGCGGCCGTCGTTGAAGGTGTTGTTTACGTCGGGCCACACGCGCGACACGATGGGCCTCGACGCGCAGCTGCGGCGCGGCGCCGATCTGCTGCAAAAGCCGTATAGCCGTTTGCAGCTCGCGCGAAAAATACGCGACGTGTTCGACGGCACGGCGCGCACGACGCACGACGCGGCGCAGCATGATACGCCGCGCAAGCTGCACATTCTCGTCGTCGAAGACGACCGGGACGCCCGCGATGCGCTGTGCGAGCTGCTCGGACTGCTCGGTCACACCTGGGACGCAGTGGCCAACGCAGAGGAGGCGCTGAAACGCCTGCAACTGCATCCGTTCGATGTGCTGCTGACCGATCTCACGCTGCCCGGCATGTCCGGCCTCGACCTTGCGCGCGCGGCGGTCGCGATGCACGCCGCGCAGCACGTAGTGTTCTCATCCGGTCACGGTGCGCCGTTGCACGACGAATCGCTGCCGTTCACCTGGACGGCGTTGCGCAAGCCTTATTCATTCGATCAACTGAAGGCCGTGCTCGACGCGCAACATTGA
- a CDS encoding FAD-dependent oxidoreductase, producing the protein MATNTNADMQKVALLSDLADNGMKRVEVNGTPILLIRHGDAVHAYSADCPHAGAPLEQGALCNGRLICPWHKGTFDIATGALVEPPALLPLTRYPVRIEQDDVLVDSTPEPSKPTTSTAADRRTFAIVGAGAAGAAACAALREAGFAGRIALLDREPRTPYDRTVLSKFVPSGEMSPDDIPSLLPDDFFATHSIDVIQAEVAALDAKARRIDIGSAPSIHYDAALVATGGIPKRLSLQGSDAAGVKSRICLLRNRDDARHLVETAGQGQHALVLGASFVGLEVASALRERKLRVTVVSPGNVPFEKQFGTELGRLFMRLHEAHGVRIRMGHHARSVGSGDADGALSVTLDNGEAVACDFIVAGIGVTPATDFIEGVKRNDDRSINVDASMRAADGLYAAGDIARFELPSHGSERVRIEHWRVAQQHARIAAHAMLGIPPKEPYVPYFWTYHFGKTFEYLGHAKHWDQTKFTGTPDTFEFIALLGEKGKLVAAVGCNREKQTGMLVEAMRDSLSLADAMKIAESA; encoded by the coding sequence ATGGCCACGAACACGAACGCCGATATGCAAAAGGTCGCCCTGCTCTCCGATCTCGCCGACAACGGCATGAAGCGCGTCGAGGTGAACGGCACGCCGATCCTGCTGATACGCCACGGCGACGCCGTGCATGCGTACAGCGCCGACTGTCCGCATGCGGGCGCGCCGCTCGAACAGGGCGCGCTATGCAACGGGAGGCTCATTTGTCCGTGGCACAAGGGAACCTTCGATATCGCAACAGGCGCGCTCGTCGAACCGCCCGCGCTGTTGCCGTTGACGCGCTATCCGGTGCGCATCGAACAGGACGACGTGCTCGTCGACAGCACGCCAGAGCCGTCGAAACCAACCACGTCCACGGCGGCGGACAGGCGCACGTTTGCAATCGTCGGCGCCGGCGCGGCGGGAGCGGCCGCCTGCGCGGCGCTGCGCGAAGCGGGCTTTGCGGGACGCATCGCGCTGCTCGATCGCGAGCCGCGCACGCCGTATGACCGCACCGTGTTGAGCAAATTCGTGCCGTCCGGCGAGATGTCGCCCGACGACATTCCGTCGCTGCTGCCCGACGACTTCTTCGCCACTCACTCGATCGACGTGATTCAGGCCGAGGTCGCCGCGCTGGATGCAAAGGCACGGCGCATCGATATCGGCAGCGCACCGTCGATTCACTACGACGCGGCGCTCGTTGCAACGGGCGGCATACCGAAGCGGCTTTCATTGCAAGGCAGCGATGCAGCCGGCGTGAAGTCGCGCATTTGCCTGCTGCGCAATCGCGACGACGCGCGACATCTCGTCGAGACGGCTGGGCAAGGGCAGCACGCGCTCGTGCTCGGCGCGAGTTTCGTCGGGCTGGAAGTCGCGTCGGCGCTGCGCGAGCGCAAGCTGCGCGTGACGGTCGTATCGCCCGGCAACGTACCGTTCGAAAAGCAGTTCGGCACGGAACTCGGCAGGCTGTTCATGCGCCTGCATGAAGCGCATGGCGTGCGCATCCGGATGGGCCATCACGCGCGTTCCGTCGGTTCGGGCGACGCGGACGGCGCACTAAGCGTGACGCTCGATAACGGCGAAGCGGTAGCGTGCGACTTCATCGTCGCGGGTATCGGCGTGACGCCGGCGACGGATTTCATCGAAGGCGTGAAGCGCAACGACGACAGGAGCATCAACGTCGATGCATCGATGCGCGCAGCCGACGGTCTCTATGCAGCGGGCGACATCGCGCGCTTCGAGTTGCCGTCGCACGGCAGCGAGCGTGTGCGGATCGAGCACTGGCGCGTCGCGCAACAGCATGCGCGCATTGCGGCGCACGCGATGCTCGGCATCCCGCCAAAGGAACCGTACGTGCCGTACTTCTGGACGTATCACTTCGGCAAGACGTTCGAGTATCTCGGTCACGCGAAACACTGGGATCAAACGAAGTTCACCGGAACGCCAGATACGTTCGAATTTATCGCGCTGCTCGGCGAGAAGGGAAAGCTGGTTGCTGCTGTCGGCTGCAATCGCGAGAAACAGACGGGCATGCTCGTGGAAGCAATGCGCGATTCATTGAGTCTCGCCGACGCGATGAAGATTGCCGAATCCGCGTGA